A DNA window from Mytilus edulis chromosome 14, xbMytEdul2.2, whole genome shotgun sequence contains the following coding sequences:
- the LOC139504531 gene encoding uncharacterized protein yields MPQYCCVPGCNNSEGGHRFPKDTEFNLKWRVAIKRLDPSSKKLWKPGKYDQVCHNHFTPGDYRTTGLGERSRLKAEAIPSIFNFGPSIKEESPRAKRFKQRSADEPILILNKFDYQYEAEVISSEPNSEKPIITVDDVSSKNQGIQCDIPSFGTFSIKSFKFNDKLINYYTGFDDYDHFMIFFHCLGPAAYELQYKCSLLHPTDQLFLTLIKLRQAKEDVELAMLFKISESTVSRVIMTWINFLYFQLKELDVWPSKEIIEETMPVDFKKKFPNTRVILDATEVPIEKPTNVSCQSTTWSNYKHRNTLKTMIGCSPRGAVTFVSDAFGGSASDRQIVEKSELLNPDIKMFNKGDSIMADRGIMVQDLFASQDVYVNTPTFLKGKSQLDPKEVVHDRRVASKRIHIERVIGLSKSYKILKHGIPRGKLQLGSRVIYVCFVLSNFRKNIVHKNA; encoded by the exons ATGCCCCAATATTGTTGTGTGCCCGGCTGCAATAATTCCGAAGGCGGTCACAGATTTCCAAAAGACACTGAATTCAATTTGAAATGGAGAGTGGCCATAAAAAGACTTGATCCATCCAGCAAAAAGTTATGGAAACCAGGAAAATACGACCAAGTTTGTCACAATCATTTCACTCCAGGAGATTATAGAACCACTGGATTag GTGAACGTTCACGGTTGAAGGCTGAAGCAATACCATCAATTTTTAATTTCGGACCATCTATAAAAGAAGAATCACCAAGAGCTAAACGTTTCAAACAGAGATCTGCAGATGAGCCAATACTGATACTTAATAAGTTTGATTATCAATATGAAGCAGAAGTAATTTCCTCTGAACCTAACAGTGAGAAGCCTATTATAACAGTAGATGATGTTTCCTCTAAGAACCAAGGAATTCAATGTGATATTCCTTCATTTGGAACATTTAGCATAAAAAGCTTCAAGTTCaatgataaattgataaattattacactggttttgatgattatgatcattttatgatattttttcattgtCTTGGACCAGCCGCATATGAACTCCAGTACAAGTGCTCTTTATTACACCCAACAGATCAACTGTTTTTAACCTTGATAAAATTGAGGCAGGCAAAAGAGGATGTAGAACTGGCAATGTTGTTCAAAATTTCAGAGTCTACAGTTTCTAGAGTTATCATGACATGGATaaattttttatactttcaattgAAAGAATTAGATGTGTGGCCATCAAAAGAAATCATAGAAGAAACTATGCCAGTTGACTTCAAGAAAAAGTTTCCCAATACTCGTGTTATCTTAGATGCAACTGAGGTACCAATTGAAAAACCCACAAATGTGAGTTGCCAAAGCACCACTTGGTCAAACTATAAACATAGAAACACTCTGAAAACTATGATTGGCTGTAGTCCGAGGGGAGCTGTAACTTTTGTGTCAGATGCTTTTGGTGGATCTGCAAGTGACAGACAAATTGTAGAAAAATCTGAACTACTTAATCCAGACATCAAAATGTTTAACAAAGGGGACAGTATAATGGCAGATAGGGGGATTATGGTTCAAGATTTATTTGCCAGTCAAGATGTGTATGTTAACACACCAACCTTTTTAAAAGGGAAATCCCAACTTGATCCCAAGGAAGTGGTCCATGATAGGAGAGTAGCTTCTAAAAGAATCCACATCGAAAGAGTAATCGGATTGTCGAAAAGTTACAAGATTCTGAAACATGGCATTCCACGTGGAAAACTTCAACTTGGTTCCAGAGTAATATATGTGTGCTTTGTCCtttctaattttagaaaaaatattgtacataaaaACGCATAA
- the LOC139504525 gene encoding uncharacterized protein, translating to MASGGGGDYITWSVPALKKELSLRGAVTRGRKTYLIERLNAYDRNKNFQEEPVILPEPLDVGWPVSGFRQLLAEHKMVLPKITKEQIDAYFVYRLAGDKQCAADIKALTKGQLMYDSNRVQACSINFKDTNIFLSGIVGAAMKQKVSYNYKIRLDKKTGDPLNSHCECPAGRGPHGTCKHLAAVFLMMEDFVNNGALKVEKTCTENLQMFNKPKSTYHGSPVKAELLPTKRKLCDEFLNDPRPLKYRNDNTFNYRVRNLMLNYCSQTSKDLSIRYLYSKADIQAAAIEHNYSTIPFTEHWVDHAVEVDAKMAQKIEQMTRGQSVSSAWYQAREWRLTASRFGEICKATCRRNTTKLCASLTGRNTFSTQATLHGKNYEKKALNAFQSNSTLQTTTCGLFVSVEHPYLGATPDATVGEDGLVEIKCPFNGRNEKIKPGKCFPFLKYDDNGNTVLKQSSNYYVQIQGQLYVSKREYCYFVVYTFCDLFVQKIAIDNAYCESCLIPKLEVFYKKFFRPYIASQM from the exons ATGGCTTCCGGTGGAGGCGGCGATTACATAACCTGGTCTGTACCAGCCTTGAAGAAGGAATTGTCGTTACGTGGGGCTGTTACAAGAGGGAGAAAGACATATCTGATTGAAAG ATTGAATGCATATGATAGAAACAAAAACTTTCAAGAGGAACCAGTTATCTTACCAGAACCATTAGATGTTGGATGGCCTGTTTCTGGGTTTAGGCAGTTACTTGCTGAGCATAAGATGGTGCTGCCAAAAATCACAAAGGAGCAGATTGATGcttactttgtatatagattgGCAG GTGACAAACAGTGTGCAGCAGATATCAAAGCACTCACAAAAGGCCAGTTGATGTATGACAGCAACAGAGTGCAAGCCTGCTCAATCAACTTTAAAGACACCAACATATTTTTAAGTGGAATAGTTGGAGCAGCCATGAAACAAAAA gTTTCATATAACTATAAAATTAGGCTGGACAAGAAAACAGGGGACCCACTCAATTCCCATTGTGAGTGTCCTGCCGGCAGAGGCCCCCATGGCACATGCAAACACTTAGCAGCTGTATTCCTGATGATGGAAGACTTTGTAAACAATGGGGCATTAAAAGTGGAAAAAACCTGTACAGAAAACCTTCAGATGTTTAACAAACCAAAGTCCACATATCATG GTTCACCTGTTAAAGCTGAATTGCTACCAACCAAAAGAAAGCTGTGTGATGAGTTTCTGAATGATCCTAGACCCCTTAAGTATCGAAATGATAACACCTTCAACTATAGAGTCAGAAACCTTATGCTGAATTACTGCAGTCAAACATCAAAAGATCTCTCCATTAGATATTTATATTCCAAAGCAGATATCCAG GCAGCAGCTATTGAACATAACTACAGTACAATTCCATTCACTGAACATTGGGTTGATCATGCAGTTGAG GTTGATGCAAAAATGGCccaaaaaatagaacagatgacaAGGGGGCAAAGTGTTAGTTCGGCTTGGTATCAAGCCAGAGAATGGAGGCTAACTGCGTCCAGATTTGGGGAAATATGCAAGGCAACCTGCAGAAGAAATACAACAAAGCTGTGTGCATCATTAACTGGAAGGAACACGTTTTCTACCCAAGCCACGCTTCATGGAAAAAACTATGAAAAGAAGGCTCTAAATGCATTCCAATCAAATTCAACACTACAAACCACTACATGTGGTTTGTTTGTAAGTGTTGAACATCCATATTTAGGTGCAACACCTGATGCCACTGTGGGTGAGGATGGATTGGTTGAAATCAAGTGTCCTTTTAATGgaagaaatgaaaaaataaaaccagGGAAATGTTTTCCATTTTTGAAATATGATGACAATGGCAATACAGTGCTTAAACAATCAAGCAACTATTATGTTCAAATACAAGGACAATTGTATGTTTCTAAAAGGGAATACTGCTATTTTGTTGTTTACACATTTTGTGATCTTTTTGTTCAAAAAATTGCCATTGACAATGCTTATTGTGAGTCATGTCTTATACCAAAATTAGAAGTGTTCTATAAGAAGTTCTTCAGACCTTACATTGCATCACAAATGTAG